The following are encoded together in the Pan troglodytes isolate AG18354 chromosome 6, NHGRI_mPanTro3-v2.0_pri, whole genome shotgun sequence genome:
- the BRAT1 gene encoding BRCA1-associated ATM activator 1 isoform X8 produces the protein MDPECAQLLPALCAVLVDPRQPVADDTCLEKLLDWFKTVTEGESSVVLLQEHPCLVELLSHVLKVQDLSSGVLSFSLRLAGTFAAQENCFQYLQQGELLPGLFGEAGPLGRAAWAVPTVRSGWIQGLRSLAQHPSALRFLADHGAVDTIFSLQGDSSLFVASAASQLLVHVLALSMQGGAEGQPCLPGGDWPACAQRIMDHVEESLCSAATPKVTQALNVLTTTFGRCQSPWTEALWVRLSPRVACLLERDPIPAAHSFVDLLLCVARSPVFSSSDGSLWETVVRALSCLGPTHMGPLALGILKLEHCPQALRTQAFQVLLQPLACVLKATVQAPGPPGLLDGTADDATTVDTLLASKSSCAGLLCRTLAHLEELQPLPQRPSPWPQASLLGATVTVLRLCDGSAAPASSVGGHLCGTLAGCVRVQRAALDFLGTLSQGTELFPVLQKRLCHPCWEVRDSALEFLTQLSRHWGGQADFRCALLASEVPELALQLLQDPESYVRASAVTAMGQLSSQGLHAPTSPEHAEARQSLFPELLHILSVDSEGFPRRAVMQVFTEWLRDGHADAARDMEQFVATVLQVASRDLDWEVRAQGLELALVFLGQTLGPPRTHCPYAVALPEVAPAQPLTEALRALCHVGLFDFAFCALFDCDRPVAQKSCDLLLFLRDKIASYSSLREARGGPNTASAEATLPRWRAGEQAQPPGDQEPEAVLAMLRSLDLEGLRSTLAESSDHVEKSPQSLLQDMLATGGFLQGDEADCY, from the exons ATGGACCCGGAATGCGCCCAGCTGCTCCCGGCTCTCTGTGCTGTTCTGGTAGATCCCAGGCAGCCGGTGGCAGATGACACCTGTTTGGAGAAGCTCCTGGACTGGTTTAAAACGGTCACTGAAGGAG AGTCCAGTGTCGTGCTGCTGCAGGAGCACCCCTGCCTGGTGGAGCTGCTGTCCCATGTGCTGAAAGTCCAGGACCTGAGTTCTGGGGTCCTCTCCTTCTCACTCCGCCTGGCAGGAACCTTCGCAGCCCAGGAAAACTGCTTCCAGTATCTTCAG CAGGGGGAGTTACTACCAGGGCTCTTTGGGGAGGCAGGACCCCTCGGCCGAGCAGCCTGGGCCGTCCCCACCGTGCGCAGCGGCTGGATCCAGGGCCTGCGCTCCCTGGCACAGCACCCCAGCGCCCTGCGCTTCCTGGCCGACCACG GTGCGGTCGACACCATCTTCTCCCTTCAGGGAGACTCCAGCCTGTTTGTGGCCTCGGCGGCCAGTCAGCTCCTGGTACACGTCCTGGCTTTGTCCATGCAAGGTGGAGCCGAGGGACAGCCCTGCCTGCCGGGGGGTGACTGGCCCGCGTGTGCCCAGAGGATCATGGATCACGTTGAAGAGTCCTTGTGCTCCGCGGCCACCCCCAAGGTCACTCAGGCCCTGAACGTCCTGACCACAACCTTCGGGCGCTGCCAGAGCCCCTGGACGGAAGCCCTGTGGGTGCGGCTGAGTCCCCGCGTGGCGTGTCTGCTGGAGAGAGACCCCATCCCCGCCGCACACTCGTTCGTGGACCTGCTTCTCTGTGTGGCTCG TTCTCCCGTGTTCAGTTCTTCCGACGGCAGCCTGTGGGAGACAGTGGTGCGGGCTCTGAGCTGCCTGGGTCCCACCCACATGGGACCCCTGGCTTTGGGGATCCTGAAGCTCGAGCACTG TCCACAGGCACTGAGGACCCAGGCCTTCCAGGTCCTTCTCCAGCCCCTGGCCTGTGTCCTGAAGGCCACGGTTCAGGCCCCCGGACCCCCAG GCTTGCTGGACGGGACGGCAGACGATGCCACGACGGTGGACACACTCCTGGCCTCCAAGTCGTCCTGCGCGGGCCTCCTGTGCCGCACCCTGGCTCACCTGGAGGAGCTGCAGCCGCTG CCCCAGCGCCCTTCACCGTGGCCCCAGGCGTCTCTACTGGGGGCTACAGTGACTGTCCTGCGGCTCTGTGACGGCTCAGCTGCCCCTGCCTCCAGTGTGGGGGGCCACCTCTGTGGGACCCTGGCGGGCTGCGTCCGGGTCCAGCGAGCAGCCCTCGACTTCCTGGGGACACTGTCACAGGGGACAG AGCTGTTCCCTGTGCTGCAGAAACGCCTGTgccacccctgctgggaggtgagggACTCCGCCCTCGAGTTCCTGACCCAGCTGAGCAGGCACTGGGGAG GACAGGCCGACTTCAGATGCGCACTCTTGGCTTCAGAGGTGCCTGAGCTGGCCCTGCAGCTCCTCCAGGACCCTGAGAGTTATGTCCGAGCGAGCGCGGTGACCGCCATGGGGCAGCTGTCCAGCCAGGGCCTGCACGCCCCCACCAGCCCTGAGCATGCAGAGGCCCGGCAG AGCCTGTTCCCGGAGCTCCTGCACATCCTCTCCGTAGACTCGGAGGGCTTCCCACGGCGGGCGGTCATGCAAGTCTTCACTGAGTGGCTGCGGGACGGCCACGCCGACGCGGCCCGGGACATGGAGCAGTTCGTGGCCACTGTGCTGCAGGTGGCGAGCCGGGACCTGGACTGGGAGGTCCGCGCCCAGGGCCTGGAGCTGGCCCTCGTGTTCCTGGGCCAGACTTTGGGGCCGCCGCGTACCCACTGCCCCTATGCCGTGGCCCTACCCGAGGTGGCCCCAGCCCAGCCACTCACCGAGGCACTGAGGGCTCTCTGCCACGTGGGGCTCTTTGACTTCGCCTTTTGTGCCTTGTTTGACTGCGACCGCCCTGTGGCGCAGAAGTCTTGTGACCTCCTTCTCTTCCTGAGGGACAAGATTGCTTCCTACAGCAGCCTGCGGGAGGCCAGGGGCGGCCCCAACACTGCCTCCGCAGAGGCCACCCTGCCGAGGTGGCGGGCGGGTGAGCAGGCCCAGCCCCCAGGGGACCAGGAGCCTGAGGCTGTGCTGGCCATGCTCAGGTCCCTAGACCTGGAGGGCCTGCGGAGCACACTGGCCGAGAGCAGCGACCACGTGGAGAAGAGTCCCCAGTCCCTCCTGCAGGACATGCTGGCCACGGGAGGCTTCCTGCAGGGGGATGAGGCCGACTGCTACTGA
- the BRAT1 gene encoding BRCA1-associated ATM activator 1 isoform X9: protein MQGGAEGQPCLPGGDWPACAQRIMDHVEESLCSAATPKVTQALNVLTTTFGRCQSPWTEALWVRLSPRVACLLERDPIPAAHSFVDLLLCVARSPVFSSSDGSLWETVVRALSCLGPTHMGPLALGILKLEHCPQALRTQAFQVLLQPLACVLKATVQAPGPPGLLDGTADDATTVDTLLASKSSCAGLLCRTLAHLEELQPLPQRPSPWPQASLLGATVTVLRLCDGSAAPASSVGGHLCGTLAGCVRVQRAALDFLGTLSQGTGPQELVTQALAVLLECLESPGSSPTASADGAFTQGHRAAAQRASRRRWLHGAGPGPLVGEDTSARRAPHGAGPWQVQTLCHLPLSRQQTTLEEGPRASWDPKEKVLKKAFQATLRWLLSSPKTPGCSDLGPLIPQFLRELFPVLQKRLCHPCWEVRDSALEFLTQLSRHWGGQADFRCALLASEVPELALQLLQDPESYVRASAVTAMGQLSSQGLHAPTSPEHAEARQSLFPELLHILSVDSEGFPRRAVMQVFTEWLRDGHADAARDMEQFVATVLQVASRDLDWEVRAQGLELALVFLGQTLGPPRTHCPYAVALPEVAPAQPLTEALRALCHVGLFDFAFCALFDCDRPVAQKSCDLLLFLRDKIASYSSLREARGGPNTASAEATLPRWRAGEQAQPPGDQEPEAVLAMLRSLDLEGLRSTLAESSDHVEKSPQSLLQDMLATGGFLQGDEADCY from the exons ATGCAAGGTGGAGCCGAGGGACAGCCCTGCCTGCCGGGGGGTGACTGGCCCGCGTGTGCCCAGAGGATCATGGATCACGTTGAAGAGTCCTTGTGCTCCGCGGCCACCCCCAAGGTCACTCAGGCCCTGAACGTCCTGACCACAACCTTCGGGCGCTGCCAGAGCCCCTGGACGGAAGCCCTGTGGGTGCGGCTGAGTCCCCGCGTGGCGTGTCTGCTGGAGAGAGACCCCATCCCCGCCGCACACTCGTTCGTGGACCTGCTTCTCTGTGTGGCTCG TTCTCCCGTGTTCAGTTCTTCCGACGGCAGCCTGTGGGAGACAGTGGTGCGGGCTCTGAGCTGCCTGGGTCCCACCCACATGGGACCCCTGGCTTTGGGGATCCTGAAGCTCGAGCACTG TCCACAGGCACTGAGGACCCAGGCCTTCCAGGTCCTTCTCCAGCCCCTGGCCTGTGTCCTGAAGGCCACGGTTCAGGCCCCCGGACCCCCAG GCTTGCTGGACGGGACGGCAGACGATGCCACGACGGTGGACACACTCCTGGCCTCCAAGTCGTCCTGCGCGGGCCTCCTGTGCCGCACCCTGGCTCACCTGGAGGAGCTGCAGCCGCTG CCCCAGCGCCCTTCACCGTGGCCCCAGGCGTCTCTACTGGGGGCTACAGTGACTGTCCTGCGGCTCTGTGACGGCTCAGCTGCCCCTGCCTCCAGTGTGGGGGGCCACCTCTGTGGGACCCTGGCGGGCTGCGTCCGGGTCCAGCGAGCAGCCCTCGACTTCCTGGGGACACTGTCACAGGGGACAG GCCCCCAGGAGCTGGTGACGCAGGCGCTTGCTGTCCTCCTGGAGTGCCTCGAGAGCCCCGGCTCCAGCCCCACG GCCTCTGCGGATGGGGCCTTCACACAGGGCCACAGAGCTGCTGCTCAGAGAGCTTCACGACGCAGGTGGCTGCATGGGGCGGGCCCAGGGCCTCTTGTTGGTGAAGATACATCAGCACGCAGGG CCCCTCACGGAGCTGGGCCCTGGCAGGTACAGACCTTGTGCCACCTGCCGCTGAGCAGACAGCAGACAACTTTGGAGGAAGGACCCAGGGCTTCTTGGGATCCTAAGGAAAAG GTTCTGAAGAAGGCCTTCCAGGCCACGCTCAGGTGGCTCCTGAGCTCACCCAAGACCCCCGGCTGCTCTGATCTCGGCCCCCTCATCCCGCAGTTCCTCAGAG AGCTGTTCCCTGTGCTGCAGAAACGCCTGTgccacccctgctgggaggtgagggACTCCGCCCTCGAGTTCCTGACCCAGCTGAGCAGGCACTGGGGAG GACAGGCCGACTTCAGATGCGCACTCTTGGCTTCAGAGGTGCCTGAGCTGGCCCTGCAGCTCCTCCAGGACCCTGAGAGTTATGTCCGAGCGAGCGCGGTGACCGCCATGGGGCAGCTGTCCAGCCAGGGCCTGCACGCCCCCACCAGCCCTGAGCATGCAGAGGCCCGGCAG AGCCTGTTCCCGGAGCTCCTGCACATCCTCTCCGTAGACTCGGAGGGCTTCCCACGGCGGGCGGTCATGCAAGTCTTCACTGAGTGGCTGCGGGACGGCCACGCCGACGCGGCCCGGGACATGGAGCAGTTCGTGGCCACTGTGCTGCAGGTGGCGAGCCGGGACCTGGACTGGGAGGTCCGCGCCCAGGGCCTGGAGCTGGCCCTCGTGTTCCTGGGCCAGACTTTGGGGCCGCCGCGTACCCACTGCCCCTATGCCGTGGCCCTACCCGAGGTGGCCCCAGCCCAGCCACTCACCGAGGCACTGAGGGCTCTCTGCCACGTGGGGCTCTTTGACTTCGCCTTTTGTGCCTTGTTTGACTGCGACCGCCCTGTGGCGCAGAAGTCTTGTGACCTCCTTCTCTTCCTGAGGGACAAGATTGCTTCCTACAGCAGCCTGCGGGAGGCCAGGGGCGGCCCCAACACTGCCTCCGCAGAGGCCACCCTGCCGAGGTGGCGGGCGGGTGAGCAGGCCCAGCCCCCAGGGGACCAGGAGCCTGAGGCTGTGCTGGCCATGCTCAGGTCCCTAGACCTGGAGGGCCTGCGGAGCACACTGGCCGAGAGCAGCGACCACGTGGAGAAGAGTCCCCAGTCCCTCCTGCAGGACATGCTGGCCACGGGAGGCTTCCTGCAGGGGGATGAGGCCGACTGCTACTGA